From the Chloroflexus aurantiacus J-10-fl genome, one window contains:
- a CDS encoding C45 family autoproteolytic acyltransferase/hydolase, translating into MFPLVTITGEPFERGQQYGAATAALIRHSIASYARLFAYRRGMDWEAVQQAALAYEPLLHDVAPDLLTEMRGIAVGASRTLAEIIALNVRTELLAGVGVGFHHPEAAAALARNRAAGVPQHQEQLPATPATGSDDGECTTAAASPPATANGRVWLAQTWDWQGDQRAACVLLRVSGPDTPTLLTLTEAGMVAKIGLNEAGIAVGLNLLRSRADGQQQGMPVHVLLRQMLQSTDTVTARRLVSQIPAAGSSCITLAGADGELVALELTPTGIAEIPAQEGLLAHANHCLDGGTAAGECPLEPTSTTRERYGRAWELLHAAAGQIDLDVLQVILRDHDGAPRCICRHPDPRVAAVDRNESVCGVIIDLRGRTMHVAANIPCQAPFVPFML; encoded by the coding sequence ATGTTTCCACTTGTTACCATTACCGGTGAGCCATTTGAGCGTGGTCAGCAGTACGGGGCAGCGACGGCAGCACTCATTCGCCACAGCATTGCCAGCTATGCCCGCTTGTTTGCGTATCGGCGCGGAATGGATTGGGAAGCGGTTCAGCAGGCAGCTCTGGCTTATGAACCACTGTTGCATGATGTAGCGCCTGATTTACTCACCGAGATGCGAGGGATTGCAGTGGGTGCCAGTCGCACTCTGGCTGAGATCATTGCGTTGAATGTGCGTACCGAGTTGCTGGCCGGTGTCGGGGTTGGTTTTCATCATCCTGAAGCAGCGGCTGCGCTGGCCCGCAATCGAGCGGCGGGGGTTCCCCAACATCAAGAGCAACTACCAGCAACACCGGCGACCGGCAGTGATGATGGTGAATGCACCACCGCTGCGGCTAGCCCACCGGCCACCGCAAATGGTCGCGTCTGGCTGGCCCAAACCTGGGACTGGCAGGGTGATCAGCGTGCCGCCTGTGTCTTGTTGCGCGTGAGCGGTCCTGACACACCTACACTGCTGACGCTCACCGAAGCAGGGATGGTAGCGAAAATTGGTCTCAATGAAGCCGGGATTGCTGTTGGCCTTAATCTGCTCCGTTCACGCGCTGACGGTCAACAGCAGGGAATGCCGGTTCACGTCCTGTTGCGGCAGATGCTACAGTCAACTGATACCGTAACAGCGCGCCGTCTGGTCAGTCAAATCCCAGCAGCCGGTTCATCGTGTATTACGCTGGCCGGTGCCGATGGTGAACTGGTTGCGCTAGAGTTGACCCCTACCGGTATTGCTGAAATACCTGCTCAAGAAGGACTGCTGGCGCACGCCAATCACTGCCTCGACGGAGGAACTGCCGCCGGTGAATGCCCGTTGGAACCAACCTCAACGACGAGAGAACGGTATGGACGAGCGTGGGAACTCTTGCACGCTGCGGCGGGCCAGATTGATCTGGATGTATTACAGGTAATTCTTCGCGATCACGACGGTGCGCCCCGCTGTATCTGCCGACACCCCGATCCGCGCGTGGCAGCGGTTGATCGCAACGAGAGCGTTTGTGGTGTCATCATTGATCTTCGCGGGCGTACAATGCACGTTGCCGCGAATATTCCCTGTCAGGCGCCGTTTGTGCCGTTCATGCTTTGA
- the trpC gene encoding indole-3-glycerol phosphate synthase TrpC yields MSEPTILEQILAHKRVEVRRQQAKIPLAALHDRIRHAPPIRDFAAALRRGPATALIAEVKKASPSRGVLLANFDHLALARTYVANGAAALSVLTDQRFFQGSLTYLAGIRALPDIQAAGTPLLRKDFIIDPYQVYEARAYGADAILLIVAALDDQTLAELFTLTYELGMHALVEVHTVAELERALRIQPPIIGVNNRDLHRFVTDRTTTRNIADHLPSGTQRPLLVSESGIFTPDHVAEVRGYGADAILVGEALVTAPDIGLQVRTLATA; encoded by the coding sequence ATGAGCGAACCAACCATTCTGGAACAGATATTAGCCCACAAACGAGTGGAAGTACGTCGTCAACAAGCCAAAATTCCCCTTGCTGCTCTGCATGACCGGATTCGGCATGCGCCACCGATTCGTGATTTCGCCGCTGCACTACGCCGGGGGCCGGCAACGGCCCTCATTGCTGAGGTCAAGAAGGCCTCACCCAGTCGTGGTGTGTTGCTGGCCAACTTCGACCATCTGGCCCTGGCCCGTACCTACGTGGCCAACGGCGCGGCGGCATTGTCGGTATTGACCGATCAGCGATTCTTTCAGGGGAGCCTGACCTACCTGGCCGGTATTCGTGCGCTGCCCGACATTCAGGCAGCAGGCACACCCTTGCTTCGGAAAGATTTCATCATCGATCCGTACCAGGTCTATGAAGCGCGCGCCTACGGTGCTGACGCCATTTTGTTAATTGTGGCTGCACTCGATGATCAGACACTGGCTGAACTTTTCACCCTAACCTATGAACTGGGAATGCATGCCCTGGTAGAGGTACACACTGTGGCTGAGTTGGAACGAGCACTACGCATCCAACCACCAATCATTGGGGTGAACAACCGTGATCTGCACCGATTCGTGACTGACCGCACGACAACCCGGAACATAGCAGATCATCTGCCATCAGGAACGCAACGACCACTGCTAGTCAGTGAGAGCGGTATTTTTACCCCCGACCACGTCGCCGAGGTGCGGGGCTACGGTGCCGACGCGATCCTGGTCGGAGAGGCATTAGTAACAGCACCGGATATTGGGCTTCAGGTGCGAACGCTAGCGACCGCATAA
- a CDS encoding DUF4190 domain-containing protein: MRRCPACGYPVTGTERFCPACGHGLSSIESNITPAIDTTTPLMPAQNSRLAIASLICGVMTWILFFVPLFLAIPAVICGHLGHRAVQRGNGIVTGKGIALIGMALGYAHLVLTGLALCVLLIVLVVTV; the protein is encoded by the coding sequence GTGCGACGATGTCCTGCCTGTGGGTACCCTGTTACCGGTACAGAACGATTTTGTCCGGCCTGTGGTCACGGGTTGTCCTCAATCGAGAGCAACATAACACCGGCTATTGACACAACGACCCCGCTAATGCCGGCCCAAAACAGCCGACTGGCCATTGCCAGCCTCATCTGTGGAGTGATGACCTGGATTCTCTTTTTTGTCCCGTTATTTCTGGCCATTCCGGCTGTCATTTGCGGCCACCTGGGGCACAGAGCAGTTCAGCGCGGGAACGGTATCGTCACCGGTAAGGGGATTGCCTTGATCGGAATGGCGTTAGGATATGCGCATCTCGTGCTCACCGGACTGGCACTGTGCGTGCTTTTGATCGTCCTGGTGGTAACGGTATAA
- the hpf gene encoding ribosome hibernation-promoting factor, HPF/YfiA family, translated as MELTIKSRNGKISDRQRAHIEEKLSKLERYLHGITSITVEVQHEQQRNAGEVYRVQTTLVAEHGVILRAEERAPDLYAAIDEVQEVLQRQIARYKDKYWRRSREQRRAPNGLTPAEEVAIAEAEAAALATPTEVGSEARVIRTKTFRLRPMFVDDAIEQMELLGHNFFVFQDAETMQVSVLYRRRDGNYGVIIPEVG; from the coding sequence ATGGAACTGACCATCAAGAGCCGCAACGGCAAAATCTCGGATCGTCAGCGGGCACACATCGAAGAGAAGCTCTCGAAACTTGAGCGCTATCTTCACGGCATTACCAGTATCACTGTCGAAGTCCAACACGAACAACAACGCAATGCCGGTGAGGTCTATCGTGTGCAGACGACACTGGTTGCCGAGCACGGCGTAATTCTGCGTGCCGAAGAGCGCGCACCCGACCTCTATGCCGCGATTGATGAAGTACAGGAGGTGCTTCAACGCCAGATTGCGCGCTACAAAGACAAGTATTGGCGGCGAAGCCGTGAACAACGGCGCGCTCCCAATGGGTTAACCCCGGCGGAAGAGGTTGCTATCGCCGAGGCAGAAGCGGCAGCTCTTGCCACCCCAACTGAGGTTGGATCAGAGGCCAGGGTGATTCGCACCAAAACGTTCCGTCTCCGCCCGATGTTCGTTGATGATGCGATTGAGCAGATGGAATTGCTCGGTCACAATTTCTTCGTCTTCCAGGATGCCGAAACGATGCAGGTCAGCGTGCTGTATCGACGGCGTGATGGGAATTATGGTGTGATTATTCCCGAAGTTGGCTAA
- a CDS encoding MBL fold metallo-hydrolase, whose amino-acid sequence MKVRFWGVRGYVPTPNAAMLRYGGNTCCTSVTGEHGELIVLDTGTGFCMLGDELMQGEFGRGRGTLTLLISHTYWDHILGLPFPGVVHIPGNRLDIYGPDSTRGSLQMVYDGMLSPVYSPVFGLAHIGATHRFTPISTEPFIVGQLTIRAMPLSYRPHSPIWAYRLEEGGRALVYITDVRYSERGIREAAIAFAKQANVLIHSAPYLRDEQVEDYGHSRVEDAIEMAQAADVERLLLFHHAPMRTDDELDAIVAHFRQMLAAQGSPLQLIAAAEGMELVV is encoded by the coding sequence ATGAAGGTTCGTTTCTGGGGAGTACGGGGGTATGTACCGACACCGAATGCAGCGATGTTGCGCTATGGCGGTAATACCTGTTGTACCTCAGTTACCGGTGAACACGGTGAACTCATTGTGCTTGATACTGGAACTGGCTTCTGCATGCTGGGTGATGAGTTGATGCAGGGTGAATTCGGTCGTGGTCGTGGCACACTGACTCTGTTGATCAGCCATACCTACTGGGATCATATCCTCGGCCTGCCTTTCCCCGGCGTTGTTCACATTCCCGGCAACCGCCTCGATATCTACGGCCCCGATAGCACTCGTGGTTCCCTGCAAATGGTCTACGATGGCATGCTCTCGCCAGTCTATTCACCTGTGTTTGGACTGGCTCATATCGGTGCTACCCATCGATTTACCCCCATCTCAACTGAACCATTCATCGTTGGTCAACTCACTATTCGGGCAATGCCCCTATCATATCGCCCTCATTCACCAATCTGGGCTTACCGCCTGGAAGAAGGTGGGCGGGCTTTGGTCTACATCACCGATGTCCGGTATAGTGAGCGTGGTATTCGTGAAGCCGCGATTGCCTTTGCCAAACAAGCCAATGTCCTTATTCACAGTGCTCCCTATTTGCGGGATGAGCAGGTAGAGGATTACGGTCATAGCCGGGTTGAAGATGCTATTGAGATGGCCCAGGCTGCTGACGTTGAGCGCCTGTTGCTGTTTCATCACGCCCCGATGCGCACCGATGATGAACTTGATGCGATTGTTGCTCACTTCCGGCAGATGTTAGCTGCGCAAGGTAGCCCGCTGCAATTGATCGCTGCTGCAGAAGGGATGGAACTGGTAGTGTGA
- a CDS encoding MBL fold metallo-hydrolase translates to MRVRIWGTRGSYPVANASMLRYGGNTTCVEVEAEDHHIILNAGTGLRMLGEALRQSHAPPNRFDLLITHTHWDHIIGFPFFAPLFDPNSKIDIYGLARTQSSLRTTLAGALSDPLLPLTLDDLRAQINFFEIGAGHCLELGPVRVRTALANHPYRALAYRLETDQGVLTFIPDTGPFHTVLFGEQRIEWTGQPTARSQSELRELAAMKEAILELAYRADWLIYDAQFTDAQYARFPHWGHSSASQAREIAEAAQVRQLILFHHDPHRTDAELDQIVAEQQAAAVPGLIISAAFEGMELARKP, encoded by the coding sequence ATGAGAGTTCGTATCTGGGGCACACGAGGATCATACCCTGTCGCAAACGCCAGTATGTTGCGCTATGGTGGTAATACAACGTGTGTCGAAGTGGAAGCCGAAGACCACCATATTATTCTTAATGCTGGTACCGGTCTGCGCATGTTGGGGGAAGCTCTTCGCCAATCGCATGCTCCACCGAACCGGTTCGATCTCTTAATTACTCACACCCATTGGGATCATATCATAGGTTTTCCGTTCTTCGCCCCCCTGTTTGACCCAAATTCAAAAATTGATATCTATGGCCTGGCCCGTACTCAGTCGAGTCTGCGTACAACTCTGGCCGGTGCATTGAGCGATCCTCTGCTTCCACTCACCCTCGATGATCTACGCGCTCAGATCAACTTCTTCGAGATTGGTGCCGGTCATTGTCTTGAGTTGGGGCCGGTTCGGGTACGCACTGCTCTCGCTAATCATCCGTACCGCGCATTAGCCTATCGGTTAGAGACTGACCAGGGTGTGTTGACGTTTATTCCCGATACAGGGCCGTTTCATACGGTGCTCTTTGGCGAGCAACGCATCGAATGGACTGGTCAGCCCACTGCTCGCAGCCAGAGCGAATTGCGTGAACTGGCGGCAATGAAAGAAGCGATTCTCGAGCTGGCATATCGTGCTGATTGGTTAATTTACGATGCGCAGTTTACCGATGCCCAATATGCCCGTTTTCCCCATTGGGGGCACAGCAGTGCTTCTCAGGCGCGTGAAATTGCTGAAGCAGCCCAGGTGCGTCAGTTGATCCTGTTTCACCATGATCCTCACCGTACTGATGCTGAGTTGGATCAGATCGTTGCCGAGCAGCAGGCAGCCGCAGTACCTGGATTGATCATTTCTGCCGCGTTTGAGGGTATGGAGTTAGCGAGGAAGCCATGA
- a CDS encoding LLM class F420-dependent oxidoreductase produces MSRFRVGVQLHPQHTTWESYRQAVQYAESIGCDTIWNWDHFFPLYGPPDGPHFEGWTLLTAMAVITQRAEVGCLVTCNSYRNPALLSNMAKTVDHISGGRLILGLGAGWFEKDYTTFGYEFGTAADRLRALRQALPIIKERWAADQPPPLRRIPILIGGGGEKVTLRITAEHADIWHGFGPIENFKRKNAILDQWCEQIGRDPATIERSVSPRAGEPIEPYLEAGATHIIIGMGEPWNFAPVEELLKLRG; encoded by the coding sequence ATGTCTCGTTTTCGCGTTGGCGTTCAACTTCATCCACAACACACCACGTGGGAATCGTACCGTCAAGCTGTTCAATATGCCGAATCAATTGGCTGTGACACGATCTGGAACTGGGATCACTTTTTTCCTCTCTACGGGCCGCCAGATGGTCCCCATTTCGAGGGCTGGACGCTCCTGACGGCAATGGCTGTCATCACCCAACGGGCCGAGGTTGGATGTCTGGTCACCTGCAACAGCTATCGTAATCCAGCCTTACTCTCGAATATGGCAAAGACCGTCGATCATATCAGTGGTGGACGACTCATTCTTGGGCTGGGCGCAGGTTGGTTTGAAAAAGATTATACGACGTTTGGCTACGAATTTGGGACGGCTGCCGACCGTCTGCGCGCACTTCGGCAGGCGTTGCCGATTATCAAAGAGCGATGGGCCGCCGATCAACCGCCACCGCTGCGCCGCATTCCAATCTTGATCGGTGGTGGCGGTGAAAAGGTCACCCTGCGCATTACTGCTGAACACGCCGACATCTGGCACGGCTTTGGTCCGATTGAAAACTTCAAGCGCAAGAATGCCATCCTCGATCAGTGGTGCGAACAGATCGGACGTGATCCGGCAACCATCGAGCGTAGTGTGTCACCGCGAGCTGGTGAGCCGATTGAACCGTACCTTGAAGCCGGTGCCACCCACATCATCATTGGGATGGGTGAACCGTGGAACTTCGCACCGGTTGAGGAGCTGCTGAAACTGCGCGGTTAG
- a CDS encoding sensor histidine kinase: MQAVISRYQRAALAFLVLLSLVVLVVALSALSDPVLRTAWPRLIGMLACLVGMVGLAWITPLRLLTVWGQVILIGLELAAAAGAQLLYPTPLIDYIYLILVLQGIMLFRPWLWAIMAVGIWMIWAIVRYRLSHDLIGWLESNLAIAFPATCAIIAAFIYARHLRRSEQVQQMLQQMQQRSAAFSTFLRDVQQRVAHEERQRLLHLLADEVQQALAQAEQSITGALAVAQTNLHRLHAVLDLPRAAAATAIDRLRAAVTALRFQSDDTRQPARLALANTLEETLIAPRPYSVLAWLLPSLFVSLSVGLALIQPNPLSLPALLWLVVLGGLLIVASACTQHVRQTIFIQIGLVVQTLTITLMAAVTNLIPLLWGLLLVAWQMASRLSTLQLIFFGSIFPLLLLGIGFWQSLTLDAATILGLGVAVALVGAPLILARYQLRRRQQVEWQMQLLAAEMQQQANEIQTITIAAERSRFAREMHDDLGSKLVLINLELQLAADLATEDPTAARDHLAHSRELLHSAWQSLLAVVDADLSLQPEELTQNLHQLVRQCAQSTGITVDLNLHGEINQLPAPVAHCVYRAVQEGLTNACKHASADTIIVYVSAEGGYVVVTVTNNDRSDQPRSHIDLGSGSFGLVGLRERAELLGGGIEAGALPEGGWRLRLVLPIDHEE; the protein is encoded by the coding sequence ATGCAAGCCGTCATTTCCCGTTATCAGCGAGCAGCATTAGCGTTCCTTGTGCTGCTCTCGCTGGTGGTGCTGGTTGTTGCTTTGAGTGCTCTGAGTGACCCGGTACTGCGGACGGCCTGGCCCCGACTGATCGGTATGCTGGCCTGTTTAGTGGGTATGGTTGGGCTGGCATGGATTACCCCCCTGCGCCTCCTGACCGTATGGGGACAGGTGATACTGATTGGTCTTGAGCTGGCCGCTGCGGCCGGTGCGCAACTACTGTACCCAACACCTTTGATTGACTACATCTATCTCATCCTGGTTCTGCAGGGCATTATGCTCTTCCGGCCATGGTTATGGGCAATAATGGCTGTCGGCATTTGGATGATCTGGGCAATCGTGCGTTACCGCCTCTCGCATGACCTGATTGGATGGCTAGAGAGTAACCTCGCGATAGCTTTCCCCGCTACCTGCGCTATCATCGCCGCCTTTATCTACGCCCGGCATCTCCGGCGCAGTGAACAGGTTCAGCAGATGCTACAGCAGATGCAGCAGCGCTCAGCAGCTTTCTCGACATTCCTCCGCGATGTTCAGCAGCGCGTGGCCCACGAAGAACGGCAACGGCTATTGCATCTACTGGCCGACGAAGTTCAGCAGGCACTGGCACAGGCCGAACAAAGTATCACGGGTGCGCTGGCGGTTGCCCAAACCAACTTACATCGCTTACATGCAGTGCTCGATCTGCCACGTGCCGCTGCCGCAACTGCAATTGATCGCCTGCGTGCCGCAGTCACTGCTCTCCGTTTCCAGAGTGACGATACCCGGCAACCAGCACGACTGGCACTGGCAAACACGTTAGAAGAAACCCTGATTGCACCTCGCCCATACTCTGTGCTGGCCTGGCTCCTACCATCGCTCTTTGTCAGTCTTTCGGTAGGCCTGGCACTTATCCAGCCCAATCCACTCTCGCTGCCAGCCTTGCTCTGGCTGGTGGTACTTGGTGGCCTGCTGATTGTAGCCAGTGCCTGTACCCAACACGTTCGGCAGACCATCTTCATCCAGATTGGCCTGGTAGTGCAAACGCTGACCATTACGTTGATGGCAGCAGTGACCAATCTGATACCGCTTCTCTGGGGATTGCTGTTGGTGGCATGGCAAATGGCCAGCCGGCTTTCGACCCTGCAATTGATCTTCTTCGGCAGTATCTTTCCACTGCTCTTGCTAGGCATCGGTTTCTGGCAATCGCTAACCCTTGATGCTGCCACCATTCTCGGTCTCGGCGTTGCCGTGGCGCTGGTAGGGGCACCGCTCATCCTGGCGCGCTATCAGTTGCGTCGGCGTCAGCAGGTCGAGTGGCAAATGCAATTACTCGCTGCCGAGATGCAGCAACAGGCAAACGAGATTCAAACCATTACGATTGCGGCAGAACGATCACGCTTTGCCCGTGAAATGCACGACGATCTGGGTTCAAAGCTGGTCTTGATAAACCTCGAACTCCAACTGGCCGCCGATCTGGCTACAGAAGACCCGACAGCCGCCCGTGACCATCTGGCGCATAGCCGGGAATTGCTGCACAGCGCCTGGCAAAGTCTGCTGGCAGTAGTTGACGCTGATTTATCCCTCCAGCCTGAAGAACTGACGCAGAACCTGCACCAGTTGGTACGTCAATGTGCCCAGAGTACAGGGATTACAGTTGATCTGAACCTTCATGGTGAGATCAATCAATTACCTGCTCCGGTAGCGCACTGTGTCTACCGGGCAGTCCAAGAGGGCTTGACCAACGCTTGCAAGCATGCCAGTGCCGATACGATTATCGTCTACGTCAGCGCCGAAGGTGGTTACGTGGTTGTAACAGTCACCAATAATGATCGTTCGGATCAACCACGATCACACATCGATCTGGGGAGCGGGAGTTTTGGGCTGGTTGGATTACGAGAACGGGCAGAGTTGCTGGGAGGCGGGATCGAAGCCGGTGCATTACCGGAAGGAGGCTGGCGATTACGGCTGGTGCTTCCGATTGACCACGAGGAATAA
- a CDS encoding response regulator — MTIRVLIVDDQALIRTGIATLLSRKADIEVVGQAGNGREALELVASLDPDVVLMDVMMPVMDGVEATRKLAERGPRPAVIMLTTFHDDERVLQSIAAGARGYLLKDVDHRVLADSIRTVAGGGALIHPQIIAQLLPRLASLAPTPVTASSSPSDVTSILTPRERDILRLLAQGYTNQEIGEQLALSVGTVKNHLSVIFAKLAVRDRTQAALWAREHLL, encoded by the coding sequence ATGACGATCCGCGTTCTGATAGTCGATGATCAGGCTCTCATTCGCACCGGTATCGCGACCTTGCTGTCGCGCAAAGCTGATATCGAAGTTGTTGGTCAGGCCGGGAATGGGCGCGAGGCGCTTGAGCTGGTTGCATCACTCGATCCCGATGTGGTGCTTATGGATGTGATGATGCCGGTCATGGATGGGGTAGAAGCGACGCGGAAACTTGCCGAACGCGGCCCACGCCCAGCAGTAATTATGTTAACTACCTTCCACGATGATGAACGGGTCCTGCAATCAATCGCTGCCGGCGCTCGTGGTTACCTGCTGAAAGATGTCGATCATCGAGTATTGGCCGATAGCATTCGCACTGTTGCTGGAGGCGGTGCGCTGATTCACCCGCAGATCATTGCGCAATTATTGCCACGCCTGGCCAGTCTGGCTCCCACACCAGTCACCGCTTCCTCATCGCCATCCGATGTTACCAGCATCCTCACACCACGCGAACGCGACATTTTGCGACTACTGGCCCAAGGCTACACCAATCAAGAGATCGGCGAACAACTTGCGCTGAGTGTAGGAACCGTTAAGAATCATTTAAGCGTGATTTTCGCCAAGCTGGCAGTACGCGACCGCACTCAGGCTGCACTCTGGGCGCGAGAGCATTTGTTGTAG